In one Silene latifolia isolate original U9 population chromosome 10, ASM4854445v1, whole genome shotgun sequence genomic region, the following are encoded:
- the LOC141604784 gene encoding uncharacterized protein LOC141604784, whose product MQCLKFNGRYNFIHGGFQRLLLYSTSTSTPTSSSNSTDCFAEYIADTLGFSDKEALSVSTKFLKGKKVNDSRFVETANSVVNLFKKHGFDETHLRIIVSKQPRLLSCKAESTLIPKFQFLQEQGFSESDIIRVISANPTILNYSIDSSILPAFQILRQVMGCDNYVIRVLSKLGNREICSVVKNLLPNVELLDSYGISIEFMRKHLLRNPAPYMRNPIVFKEVTMKVEEKLGITRDSTVFLYGIDLMFGLSEERFLSKCRIFSSFGWSQFEIETFMMKNVSCFAYSEERIKKRLDFLMNELKVEPAYLTSRGRLFTLSLEKRVVPRYKIVRVLKEKGLLTQNACVYGAITM is encoded by the coding sequence ATGCAGTGCTTGAAATTCAATGGCAGATACAATTTTATCCATGGCGGTTTCCAACGTCTTCTACTCTACTCAACatcaacatcaacaccaacatcaTCTTCAAATTCAACAGATTGTTTTGCAGAATACATAGCTGATACTTTAGGGTTTTCTGACAAAGAAGCTCTCTCCGTTTCAACCAAGTTCCTTAAAGGGAAGAAGGTAAATGATTCTCGTTTCGTCGAAACTGCAAATTCTGTTGTTAATTTATTCAAAAAACATGGTTTTGATGAAACCCATCTCAGAATAATTGTGTCTAAACAGCCTCGATTATTGTCTTGTAAAGCAGAATCAACCCTAATCCCCAAATTTCAATTTCTGCAAGAACAAGGGTTTTCTGAATCTGATATCATCCGGGTTATTTCTGCAAATCCCACAATTTTAAATTATAGTATTGATTCTTCTATTTTGCCAGCATTTCAGATTTTGAGGCAAGTTATGGGTTGTGATAATTATGTTATTAGGGTTCTTTCGAAATTAGGGAATAGAGAGATTTGCAGTGTAGTTAAGAATTTGTTGCCTAATGTTGAATTGTTGGATAGTTATGGAATCTCAATTGAGTTTATGAGAAAACACTTGCTTAGGAATCCAGCACCTTATATGCGGAATCCGATTGTATTTAAGGAGGTAACGATGAAGGTTGAAGAGAAATTAGGAATAACTCGAGATTCTACGGTGTTTCTGTATGGGATTGACTTGATGTTTGGGTTGAGTGAGGAGCGGTTTTTGTCGAAATGCCGAATATTTAGTAGTTTTGGATGGAGCCAATTTGAGATTGAGACATTTATGATGAAAAATGTAAGTTGTTTTGCGTATTCTGAAGAACGAATTAAGAAAAGGTTGGATTTTCTGATGAACGAGCTAAAAGTCGAGCCTGCTTACTTAACATCTAGGGGTAGGTTATTCACTCTCAGTCTGGAGAAAAGAGTAGTGCCTAGATATAAGATAGTACGGGTTTTGAAGGAGAAGGGTTTGTTGACTCAAAACGCTTGTGTCTATGGAGCCATTACAATGTGA
- the LOC141606967 gene encoding putative germin-like protein 2-1, which produces MVKLWETCVAMLVICMAFAMSFHYYKAGASDPAPLQDFCIGVNDPNSAVIVNGLLCKNPKKVTSQDFVFNGFNQIGDTNNVLGSNVTVVDVTLFPGLNTQGVSVAHVDFGPFGLNTPHHHPRASEILTVISGTIYVGLVTTEYELFSAVLNTGDLFVFPQGLVHFQLNLENTTARVNTAFGSQHPGRVDLPQSLFGVMPKILDDVLTKAYQVDKYIVEELRYQFDALNGIEIERSSKKNE; this is translated from the exons ATGGTAAAATTATGGGAAACTTGTGTTGCTATGTTAGTCATTTGCATGGCATTTGCTATGAGTTTTCACTACTATAAGGCAGGTGCTTCTGATCCAGCTCCTCTTCAAGACTTTTGTATTGGTGTAAATGATCCTAATTCTGCAG TGATTGTCAATGGGTTGCTATGCAAGAACCCGAAAAAGGTGACGTCCCAAGATTTCGTATTcaatggattcaatcaaatagGAGACACAAACAACGTCTTGGGTTCAAATGTGACAGTAGTGGACGTAACACTATTCCCGGGACTTAACACACAAGGTGTGTCCGTAGCCCATGTAGACTTCGGACCATTTGGTCTAAACACACCTCACCACCATCCCCGGGCTTCCGAGATCCTAACCGTCATAAGTGGAACCATATACGTTGGTCTGGTAACCACTGAATACGAGCTATTTAGTGCTGTGCTTAACACGGGTGACTTGTTTGTGTTCCCCCAAGGTCTGGTACATTTTCAATTAAATTTGGAGAACACAACCGCGAGAGTTAATACTGCATTTGGAAGTCAACATCCTGGAAGAGTTGACCTCCCTCAGTCATTATTCGGAGTAATGCCCAAGATATTAGACGATGTTCTTACTAAGGCATACCAAGTTGATAAATATATTGTTGAGGAACTCCGATATCAGTTTGATGCTTTAAATGGGATTGAAATTGAAAGGAGTagtaaaaaaaatgaatga
- the LOC141607037 gene encoding uncharacterized protein LOC141607037 isoform X2, producing MGKNPSEYTILVITTICMAITMSLNFNEVDASDPPPLQDFCVGIEDPKSAVFVNGLICKNPKKYNLKKSKARAIAAFGSQHPGRVNSAQGLFGTKPAILDDVLTKAYQVDDEVIQKLRAQFSRSLNNEVHIGRSGNNFVKDV from the exons ATGGGAAAAAACCCTAGTGAATATACCATATTGGTGATTACTACCATTTGCATGGCGATTACGATGAGCTTGAACTTTAATGAGGTCGATGCTTCTGATCCtcctccgcttcaagacttttgTGTTGGTATTGAAGATCCTAAGTCTGCAG tgTTTGTCAACGGATTGATATGCAAAAACCCAAAAAAG TATAATTTGAAGAAGAGTAAGGCTAGAGCGATTGCGGCCTTTGGTAGTCAGCATCCTGGCCGAGTTAATAGTGCTCAAGGGTTGTTTGGTACGAAACCGGCGATTTTGGATGATGTTCTTACTAAGGCTTATCAAGTTGATGATGAGGTTATTCAGAAGCTTCGAGCTCAGTTTTCTCGTTCTTTAAATAATGAGGTTCATATTGGAAGATCTGGTAATAATTTTGTTAAAGATGTTTGA
- the LOC141607037 gene encoding germin-like protein subfamily 1 member 17 isoform X1, with the protein MGKNPSEYTILVITTICMAITMSLNFNEVDASDPPPLQDFCVGIEDPKSAVFVNGLICKNPKKVTTQDFLFKGFNETGDTNNLLHINATLIDVERLPSLNTQGVAIAHIDYGPFGLNTPHHHPRSSEIFAVLTGTLYAGFITSDYQLFSVVLNPGDLFVFPQGLLHFQYNLKKSKARAIAAFGSQHPGRVNSAQGLFGTKPAILDDVLTKAYQVDDEVIQKLRAQFSRSLNNEVHIGRSGNNFVKDV; encoded by the exons ATGGGAAAAAACCCTAGTGAATATACCATATTGGTGATTACTACCATTTGCATGGCGATTACGATGAGCTTGAACTTTAATGAGGTCGATGCTTCTGATCCtcctccgcttcaagacttttgTGTTGGTATTGAAGATCCTAAGTCTGCAG tgTTTGTCAACGGATTGATATGCAAAAACCCAAAAAAGGTAACAACCCAAGACTTCCTATTCAAAGGGTTCAACGAAACAGGAGACACAAACAACCTCCTCCATATAAACGCAACATTAATAGACGTAGAACGTCTCCCATCCTTAAACACACAAGGCGTAGCAATAGCCCATATCGACTACGGTCCATTCGGGTTAAACACGCCTCACCACCACCCTCGCTCATCTGAAATCTTCGCCGTATTAACTGGCACCTTATACGCGGGTTTTATAACCTCGGATTATCAATTATTTAGCGTAGTACTTAATCCAGGGGATTTATTCGTGTTTCCTCAAGGTTTATTACATTTTCAGTATAATTTGAAGAAGAGTAAGGCTAGAGCGATTGCGGCCTTTGGTAGTCAGCATCCTGGCCGAGTTAATAGTGCTCAAGGGTTGTTTGGTACGAAACCGGCGATTTTGGATGATGTTCTTACTAAGGCTTATCAAGTTGATGATGAGGTTATTCAGAAGCTTCGAGCTCAGTTTTCTCGTTCTTTAAATAATGAGGTTCATATTGGAAGATCTGGTAATAATTTTGTTAAAGATGTTTGA